Proteins from one Haloarcula marismortui ATCC 43049 genomic window:
- the cas5b gene encoding type I-B CRISPR-associated protein Cas5b: MSQESLDEWSETDSDWSPERCLSLTVRGPWGHFRRVEGNVVKQTYRVMPRTTVAGLIAAVLGIERDGYYDLFAPGRSAIAIEPVRGLRTLNMPVNALSTAADNLKSLNSRGKLSVKLPDPMDLRQQHNYEVLVDPAYRIDVALADSETYRELRQTLEAGRSHYVPSLGLSEHLANISFHGEFTIEEGPDDTVVSVDSTLPNAVDDVVLDSDTRCGIEESPAFMTTDAGGRTTTAFTTYAYNPDAEPLRVRNMQPSRVDGRTVVFV; the protein is encoded by the coding sequence ATGTCGCAGGAATCGCTCGACGAGTGGTCGGAGACGGACTCCGACTGGTCTCCGGAGCGGTGCCTCTCGCTGACAGTCCGTGGACCGTGGGGGCACTTCCGGCGCGTCGAGGGTAACGTGGTCAAGCAGACGTATCGGGTGATGCCCAGAACGACTGTTGCTGGCCTCATCGCGGCTGTTCTTGGAATCGAGCGAGATGGCTACTACGATCTGTTCGCGCCCGGCCGATCGGCTATCGCCATCGAACCGGTTCGAGGACTGCGAACGCTCAACATGCCGGTAAATGCTCTTTCGACCGCAGCGGATAACCTCAAATCCCTCAACAGCCGCGGGAAACTCAGCGTGAAGCTTCCGGACCCGATGGATCTCAGACAGCAGCACAATTACGAAGTGCTCGTTGACCCGGCGTACCGAATCGACGTTGCGCTCGCCGACAGCGAAACGTACCGAGAGCTTCGGCAGACCCTAGAGGCCGGTCGGTCCCACTACGTCCCAAGCCTCGGCCTCTCGGAACACCTCGCGAATATATCATTCCACGGCGAGTTTACCATCGAAGAGGGTCCAGATGACACTGTCGTCTCAGTCGACTCCACACTCCCCAACGCTGTTGACGATGTCGTCCTTGACTCGGATACCCGCTGTGGCATCGAGGAGTCACCGGCATTCATGACGACTGATGCGGGCGGTCGGACGACCACAGCATTCACTACATACGCATACAACCCGGATGCAGAACCCCTCAGGGTGCGAAATATGCAACCGTCCCGAGTCGACGGACGGACTGTGGTGTTCGTCTGA